A genomic window from Sporosarcina sp. Marseille-Q4063 includes:
- a CDS encoding RicAFT regulatory complex protein RicA family protein: MEKKYTKDDIIAKANEIALMIANTEEVDFFKRAEAQINENQKVRENIASLKSLQKQAVNFQQYGKERALEIIEGKIDKIQEDIDAVPIVQEFKQSQGEVNDLLQLVSTTIANGVTNEVIKSTDGDLLRGETGSYVKNTTYNN; encoded by the coding sequence ATGGAAAAAAAATATACTAAAGACGATATTATCGCTAAGGCGAATGAAATCGCACTAATGATTGCCAACACGGAGGAAGTAGACTTCTTCAAACGCGCGGAAGCCCAGATCAATGAAAATCAAAAGGTCCGTGAAAACATCGCAAGCTTAAAGTCATTGCAAAAACAAGCGGTTAATTTCCAACAGTACGGTAAAGAAAGAGCTTTGGAAATTATCGAAGGTAAAATTGATAAAATTCAAGAAGATATCGACGCGGTTCCAATCGTTCAAGAATTCAAACAATCACAAGGTGAAGTAAATGATTTACTGCAACTTGTTTCGACAACAATTGCGAACGGCGTGACGAATGAAGTAATTAAGTCAACTGACGGAGATTTGCTTCGCGGCGAAACGGGTTCGTACGTTAAAAACACGACGTATAACAATTAA
- a CDS encoding TIGR00282 family metallophosphoesterase, producing MKIVFIGDIVGSLGRDMVYRYLPRLKRKYNPDVIIANGENAAAGRGITKVIFDDMLRAGVDVVTMGNHTWDQKEIYDFIDETDYLIRPANFSDEAPGRGMTTISRNGVTLSVINLHGRTFLPPHGDPFAKIDELLDEAHEISPLVFVDFHAEATSEKIAMGWHLDGRASAVVGTHTHVQTADERILPEGTAYLTDAGMTGPYDEILGMKKEDVIYRFQTNMPVRFEVPKNGRVQLNGLYVELDDKTGKAIHVERIMINDDKPFES from the coding sequence ATGAAAATCGTATTTATTGGTGATATTGTCGGCTCGTTAGGAAGAGACATGGTGTACCGCTATTTACCGCGTCTAAAACGGAAATACAATCCAGACGTCATCATTGCGAACGGAGAAAACGCAGCAGCTGGTAGAGGGATTACGAAGGTTATTTTTGATGATATGCTGCGTGCTGGCGTCGACGTTGTAACGATGGGGAACCATACTTGGGATCAAAAAGAAATTTATGATTTCATTGATGAAACGGATTATTTAATTCGCCCGGCAAACTTTTCGGACGAGGCACCGGGTCGCGGAATGACGACCATTTCACGAAACGGAGTCACATTATCCGTAATTAATTTGCACGGAAGAACATTTTTGCCGCCCCATGGGGACCCGTTTGCAAAAATTGATGAACTTCTTGATGAAGCACATGAAATTTCACCGCTTGTTTTTGTCGATTTTCACGCGGAAGCAACGAGCGAAAAAATTGCAATGGGTTGGCATCTTGACGGCAGGGCGTCAGCTGTTGTAGGAACGCACACGCATGTCCAGACAGCCGATGAACGAATTCTTCCTGAAGGAACAGCCTACCTGACAGATGCGGGCATGACGGGACCGTACGATGAAATCCTCGGAATGAAAAAAGAAGATGTCATTTACCGTTTTCAAACAAATATGCCGGTACGATTCGAAGTTCCTAAAAATGGGCGTGTCCAATTAAACGGTTTATACGTTGAATTGGATGATAAAACCGGGAAGGCCATTCATGTTGAACGAATTATGATTAACGACGATAAACCATTTGAAAGTTAA
- the recA gene encoding recombinase RecA, with the protein MKNRKAALDMALKQIEKQFGKGSVMKLGEKTDRQISTTSSGSLSLDIALGVGGYPRGRVVEIYGPESSGKTTVALHAIAAAQAEGGTAAFIDAEHALDPEYAKRLGVNIDELLLSQPDTGEQALEICEALVRSGAVDIVVVDSVAALVPKAEIEGEMGDSHVGLQARLMSQALRKLSGAINKSRTNAIFINQIREKVGVMFGSPEVTPGGRALKFYASVRIDVRRGEAIKQGTEIVGNKTRIRVVKNKVAPPFRLAEVDIMYGLGISQEGEIVDLGTEVEVVQRSGSWYSYEGERLGQGRENAKQFLIENPDVKKAIDKKIRDHYNLDGEATVVEGHDVDDEAEAKELELLLDDEKN; encoded by the coding sequence TTGAAAAATCGTAAAGCAGCATTAGATATGGCGTTAAAGCAAATTGAGAAACAATTTGGTAAAGGATCTGTTATGAAACTTGGTGAAAAAACGGATCGCCAAATTTCAACAACGTCAAGCGGATCACTCTCCCTAGACATCGCACTTGGAGTAGGCGGATATCCACGTGGCCGGGTTGTAGAAATTTATGGACCTGAGAGTTCAGGTAAAACGACAGTCGCACTCCATGCGATTGCCGCAGCACAGGCAGAAGGTGGAACAGCCGCATTTATTGACGCGGAGCATGCACTTGATCCTGAATATGCAAAACGTCTTGGTGTTAATATAGATGAACTTTTATTATCACAACCTGATACAGGAGAACAAGCACTCGAAATTTGTGAGGCGCTTGTTCGTAGTGGCGCGGTCGACATTGTCGTCGTTGACTCGGTTGCTGCTCTTGTTCCAAAAGCTGAAATTGAAGGAGAGATGGGCGACTCGCACGTTGGTTTGCAAGCGCGCTTGATGTCTCAAGCACTTCGTAAATTATCGGGTGCCATTAATAAATCAAGAACGAACGCAATTTTCATCAACCAAATCCGTGAAAAAGTCGGGGTCATGTTCGGTAGTCCTGAAGTTACACCAGGAGGACGTGCACTGAAGTTTTATGCTTCAGTTCGGATTGATGTTCGCCGCGGAGAAGCTATTAAACAGGGAACTGAAATTGTCGGAAACAAGACGCGTATCAGAGTCGTGAAAAACAAAGTCGCGCCACCATTCCGTCTTGCTGAAGTCGATATTATGTACGGCTTGGGCATTTCGCAAGAAGGTGAAATTGTAGACCTCGGTACTGAAGTAGAAGTAGTTCAACGTAGTGGGTCATGGTATTCCTACGAAGGAGAGCGTCTGGGACAGGGTCGAGAAAACGCGAAGCAATTCTTGATCGAAAATCCGGATGTTAAAAAAGCCATTGATAAAAAAATTCGCGATCATTATAACCTTGACGGAGAAGCTACAGTCGTTGAAGGACATGATGTAGATGATGAAGCTGAAGCTAAAGAACTCGAATTATTACTAGATGACGAAAAGAACTAA
- a CDS encoding stage V sporulation protein S, which produces MNPLKVSSRSNPNSVAGALVAVIREQGYAEMQAVGAGALNQAVKAIAIARGFVAPSGSDLTCAPAFTDIVINGEGRTALKLLVEKRTRGATQNDMQ; this is translated from the coding sequence GTGAACCCATTGAAAGTCTCATCTCGCTCGAATCCAAATTCAGTTGCTGGTGCGCTCGTCGCAGTCATCCGAGAACAAGGGTATGCTGAAATGCAAGCTGTAGGAGCGGGTGCACTTAATCAAGCAGTAAAAGCAATTGCGATTGCACGGGGGTTTGTCGCGCCAAGTGGATCTGATCTTACTTGTGCGCCAGCATTCACCGATATCGTGATTAATGGTGAGGGACGGACGGCTTTGAAATTGCTCGTCGAAAAGCGAACACGTGGGGCAACCCAAAACGATATGCAATAA
- a CDS encoding competence/damage-inducible protein A: MKVEIIAVGSELLLGQITNTNAAFMSSRLAEIGVDVYFHTVVGDNPKRLEEAITIAEKRANVLVFSGGLGPTKDDMTKETIAKHIGLSLVSDDEALKQIEQYFERSKRGMTENNKKQALVLEGSEVLPNRTGMAPGMVVEKEGIQYILLPGPPHELQPMFVDEAIPYLLKVNGKKEVITSRVLKFYGIGEAELEHRIQPLLEKQSNPTVAPLATAEAVTLRITAKASTIDEANQLIDPVEEEIRSIVGEYIYGIDDDTLSSKAVELLKKKGFTLSAAESLTAGLFLAELADEPGISGTLSGGVIVYDEEAKVNQLGVEQKLLDEYGVVSKECAGSLAFNVQQKFKTNVGVGITGAAGPTPHDGEPVGTVWIGIALPNEKPATYKLLLSGTRNNNRLRSARFALYYLIKELSK; this comes from the coding sequence ATGAAAGTTGAGATTATTGCTGTTGGCTCCGAATTATTACTCGGTCAAATTACGAACACTAACGCGGCCTTTATGTCGTCCCGTCTTGCAGAAATAGGGGTAGACGTGTATTTTCACACAGTAGTCGGAGATAATCCGAAGCGGTTAGAAGAAGCAATTACGATTGCGGAAAAACGTGCGAATGTTCTTGTTTTCTCGGGGGGACTCGGACCGACTAAAGACGATATGACAAAAGAAACAATAGCTAAACATATCGGCTTATCACTAGTAAGTGATGATGAAGCACTTAAACAAATTGAACAGTATTTTGAGCGAAGTAAGCGCGGCATGACGGAAAACAATAAAAAACAAGCTTTAGTATTAGAAGGCTCGGAAGTACTTCCGAATCGTACTGGAATGGCCCCAGGAATGGTTGTTGAAAAAGAAGGTATTCAATACATACTTTTACCAGGGCCGCCTCATGAGCTGCAACCGATGTTCGTTGATGAAGCAATTCCATATTTGCTTAAGGTCAATGGTAAAAAAGAAGTGATTACATCACGTGTCTTGAAGTTTTACGGGATCGGCGAAGCGGAACTTGAACATCGCATTCAACCACTTTTAGAAAAACAGTCCAATCCAACCGTGGCTCCTTTAGCGACGGCTGAAGCGGTCACGTTACGAATTACTGCAAAAGCGAGTACAATCGATGAAGCCAATCAACTGATCGATCCAGTTGAAGAAGAAATTCGTTCCATCGTAGGCGAATACATATATGGAATCGACGATGACACATTATCTTCAAAAGCTGTAGAACTACTGAAGAAAAAAGGATTTACATTATCAGCTGCGGAAAGTTTAACGGCAGGTTTATTCCTCGCTGAACTTGCTGACGAACCTGGAATTAGCGGCACACTATCTGGCGGAGTTATCGTTTACGACGAAGAAGCAAAAGTAAATCAACTTGGTGTCGAACAGAAATTGCTTGATGAGTACGGCGTGGTGAGTAAGGAATGTGCCGGATCTCTCGCATTCAATGTCCAACAGAAATTCAAAACAAATGTCGGCGTTGGAATAACAGGTGCGGCAGGCCCGACTCCACATGATGGAGAACCAGTGGGCACTGTTTGGATAGGTATCGCTTTGCCAAATGAAAAGCCTGCAACATACAAACTTTTATTATCAGGAACGAGAAATAACAATCGCCTGCGTTCAGCACGTTTTGCGCTTTATTACTTGATCAAAGAGCTTTCGAAATAG
- the rny gene encoding ribonuclease Y: MLVEIIISALLGFIVGALVIYFVNRKVNESKVTGAKHSAETIVEEAKREAEALKREALLEAKDETHKLRIEAEAEIRERRSELQKQENRHLQREEHLDRKDNALNKREAGLERKEEALTGRQQHIEQMERKAEELVTVQQTELERISSLTREEAKQVILTEVEKELATDIAVMTKESELQAKEESDKKAREILSIALQRFAADHVAETTVSVVNLPNDEMKGRIIGREGRNIRTLETLTGIDLIIDDTPEAVVLSGFDPVRRETARLALEKLVQDGRIHPARIEEMVDKSRREVDELIRETGEQTSFDIGVHNLHPDLIKILGRLRFRTSYGQNVLKHSTEVAYLTGLLAAELGEDVTLARRAGLLHDIGKAIDHEVEGSHVEIGVELATKYKEHPVVINSIASHHGDTEATSVIAVLVAAADALSAARPGARSETLENYIRRLQKLEEISESYEGVEKSFAIQAGREVRIIVRPDQIDDITAHRLARDIRKRIEEELDYPGHIKVTVIRETRAVDYAK, translated from the coding sequence ATGTTAGTAGAAATAATCATCTCCGCTTTGCTCGGTTTCATCGTCGGTGCTCTTGTTATCTATTTTGTTAATCGAAAAGTGAATGAATCAAAAGTGACAGGTGCCAAACACTCGGCAGAAACAATTGTCGAGGAGGCCAAGCGTGAAGCGGAGGCTTTGAAAAGAGAGGCACTACTGGAAGCGAAAGATGAAACTCACAAACTGAGAATTGAAGCGGAAGCTGAAATCCGCGAACGACGGTCAGAATTGCAAAAACAAGAAAATCGTCATTTGCAGCGGGAGGAACATCTCGACCGTAAAGATAATGCTCTCAACAAAAGAGAAGCGGGTCTGGAGCGCAAAGAAGAAGCGCTTACCGGAAGACAACAGCATATTGAACAGATGGAACGCAAGGCGGAAGAACTAGTGACCGTTCAACAAACGGAACTTGAAAGAATATCATCACTAACGCGAGAAGAAGCGAAACAAGTGATTCTCACGGAAGTCGAAAAAGAACTCGCAACGGATATTGCCGTTATGACAAAAGAGTCGGAGTTGCAAGCAAAAGAAGAATCAGACAAAAAAGCACGTGAAATTCTTTCCATCGCATTGCAACGTTTCGCAGCAGATCATGTTGCCGAAACAACAGTATCCGTAGTAAACTTGCCGAACGATGAAATGAAAGGCCGAATAATTGGTCGAGAAGGACGTAACATCCGGACGCTTGAAACACTTACAGGAATCGATCTTATCATTGATGATACACCGGAAGCAGTCGTCTTATCAGGATTCGATCCAGTTCGTCGGGAAACTGCTCGCCTCGCACTCGAAAAACTTGTGCAAGATGGACGAATTCATCCAGCGCGTATTGAAGAAATGGTTGACAAGTCAAGACGTGAAGTGGATGAACTCATTCGTGAAACAGGAGAGCAAACATCATTTGACATCGGCGTACACAATCTTCACCCAGATCTCATTAAGATTCTCGGAAGACTGCGCTTTAGAACAAGCTATGGACAAAACGTCCTCAAGCATTCAACGGAAGTTGCATACCTAACAGGACTTTTAGCAGCAGAACTTGGAGAAGATGTAACACTTGCAAGACGTGCGGGACTCCTTCATGATATTGGAAAAGCAATCGACCATGAAGTTGAAGGAAGCCATGTCGAAATTGGCGTGGAACTAGCAACGAAATATAAAGAACATCCGGTTGTCATTAACAGTATTGCATCTCATCACGGAGATACAGAAGCGACATCGGTTATCGCGGTACTTGTTGCAGCTGCAGATGCTTTATCTGCAGCCAGACCAGGTGCCCGTAGCGAAACACTCGAAAATTACATTCGACGTTTGCAAAAACTCGAAGAAATTTCGGAATCATACGAAGGCGTGGAAAAATCATTTGCCATCCAAGCAGGTCGTGAAGTTCGGATTATCGTTCGTCCAGATCAGATTGATGACATTACAGCACATCGTCTCGCTAGGGATATTCGAAAAAGAATTGAAGAAGAACTTGATTATCCGGGTCATATAAAGGTAACAGTCATTCGTGAAACGCGAGCGGTTGACTACGCAAAATGA
- the miaB gene encoding tRNA (N6-isopentenyl adenosine(37)-C2)-methylthiotransferase MiaB, with amino-acid sequence MNEEQRISAGQIKSGLVNKDEKTEKDYSQYFQTVYKQPNLKKARRRGGEEVAYFDDFEIDERFLNMGKGRKFYIRTYGCQMNEHDTEVMAGIFTALGYEVTDTVEDANIILLNTCAIRENAENKVFGELGHLKPLKQRNPDILIGVCGCMSQEESVVNKILQTYDQVDMIFGTHNIHRLPNILHEAYMSKEMVIEVWSKEGDIIENLPKVRHGDIKAWVNIMYGCDKFCTYCIVPYTRGKERSRRPEDIIQEIRQLAAGGYKEITLLGQNVNAYGKDFDDLDYRFGDLMDDLRKIDIPRVRFTTSHPRDFDDHLIEVLAKGGNLVEHIHLPVQSGSTSILKIMGRIYSREEYLELVRKIKAAIPDVSLTTDIIVGFPNETDEQFEETMTLYKEVGFETAYTYIYSPRDGTPAEKMADNIPMEVKKERLQRLNKLVNDYSLKAMKQFEGQLVEVLVEGESKRNDEVLSGYTRKNKLVNFRAPKDVIGKLVHVKITDAKTWSLDGEFIGVAEKKEVVL; translated from the coding sequence ATGAATGAAGAACAGCGCATAAGTGCCGGGCAGATAAAGTCAGGCTTAGTAAATAAAGATGAAAAGACTGAGAAAGATTACAGTCAATATTTCCAAACAGTCTATAAACAACCCAATTTGAAAAAAGCGAGAAGACGTGGCGGGGAAGAAGTCGCGTATTTCGACGACTTCGAAATCGACGAACGTTTTCTCAATATGGGTAAAGGTAGAAAATTTTATATTCGTACATATGGCTGCCAAATGAACGAGCACGACACAGAAGTAATGGCGGGTATTTTCACAGCACTTGGTTATGAAGTTACAGATACGGTTGAAGATGCGAACATCATATTGTTAAACACATGTGCCATTCGTGAAAATGCGGAAAACAAAGTGTTCGGAGAGCTCGGACATTTAAAGCCGCTTAAACAGCGCAATCCAGATATTTTGATCGGCGTTTGCGGTTGCATGTCGCAAGAAGAATCTGTCGTCAATAAAATACTTCAAACCTACGACCAAGTCGACATGATTTTCGGCACGCATAATATTCATAGACTCCCGAACATTTTACATGAAGCCTATATGTCAAAAGAAATGGTTATCGAAGTGTGGTCTAAAGAAGGCGACATAATTGAAAACCTTCCAAAGGTACGCCACGGTGATATTAAAGCATGGGTCAATATTATGTACGGTTGCGATAAATTTTGTACATATTGCATCGTGCCCTATACAAGAGGAAAAGAGCGTAGTCGAAGACCTGAAGATATCATTCAAGAAATCCGGCAACTTGCAGCCGGGGGCTATAAAGAAATTACACTTCTTGGGCAAAACGTGAATGCTTACGGGAAAGATTTTGATGATCTGGATTATCGTTTCGGCGATTTGATGGATGATTTACGCAAAATCGATATTCCGCGTGTCCGCTTTACGACAAGTCACCCAAGAGATTTCGATGATCATTTAATCGAAGTCCTAGCAAAAGGCGGAAACCTTGTTGAACATATTCATCTTCCAGTGCAGTCAGGTTCCACATCTATATTGAAAATTATGGGTAGAATTTATTCGCGCGAAGAATATCTCGAACTCGTTCGTAAAATAAAAGCTGCGATTCCTGATGTGTCGTTAACGACAGATATCATCGTCGGATTCCCGAATGAGACTGATGAACAATTTGAAGAAACGATGACATTGTACAAAGAAGTCGGTTTTGAAACTGCTTATACGTATATTTATTCGCCGCGTGATGGCACGCCTGCCGAGAAAATGGCGGATAATATTCCGATGGAAGTGAAGAAAGAAAGACTTCAACGATTAAATAAACTCGTTAACGACTATTCTTTGAAAGCCATGAAGCAATTTGAAGGGCAGCTTGTCGAAGTTCTCGTTGAAGGTGAAAGTAAACGGAATGATGAAGTCCTTTCCGGATACACTAGAAAGAACAAACTAGTTAACTTCAGAGCTCCAAAAGATGTAATCGGAAAACTTGTCCATGTAAAAATAACTGATGCGAAAACATGGTCGCTCGACGGCGAATTTATCGGCGTTGCAGAAAAGAAAGAGGTCGTATTATAA